Proteins from a single region of Anastrepha ludens isolate Willacy chromosome 5, idAnaLude1.1, whole genome shotgun sequence:
- the LOC128864134 gene encoding larval serum protein 1 gamma chain-like, with product MKLTLVVIVVALSGFVAAAGQVLEPANQQVKYADKEFLEKQKFLLEIVYRMENPLLFEEYLKYAKDFHFDKSDYTQYDQYMEMFEKAYKSGYLLPKGEFFGAMVKSHITQAWGLFNYFYYAKDFEAFMKVASWARVHVSEGMFVYALTLAVIHRDDFEGLMLPAINEILPQHFFTSKLILEAEKFDYDVWSKQIMYEKEYKDLLYADNKDSYNNYPHIYTKDWKTWQWWKMMGLGKHWYKEEKYMLRDNIEEFSEDITIMDLVKRTTHLFYMPTDYTRDLEYDNEHTKLSYFTEDVDLNAYWYYANIDYAFFLNSTKYGFEKERRGEYWAYNLQTMVARYYWERLSQELGETPEFSGRSVYVQGYNPQLIGYNGIGFGYRQNNFDYKRYKKLHQYNNFYGYYTRVTMQLDQGHFTTNNGTVVNLRKPEAIEVLANLLEGNADLFDSYFDTYWHVLSHTYFANADVDALHLLPHTFVNFETMQRDPFTHSYYKRFLQVILKFKSFLPPYTKAELLLPGVSIADVQVSELVTYFDFTDFDVSTLLNDKMLFVDGEFIWDKTLLARQQRLNHKPFTFDFTIESDKSQKVVIRAFLGPKFDQNRRSLSLAQNHDSFIEIDEFIYQLAAGKNTIKHSSQDFYWTIDDRSTYTELYKSVMLAYRGARQFPLNASQPHCGFPDRLLLPQGWEKGFPMQLFFFVAPYTGAHEHFPSYTSYTCGVGSGKRYIDDLPFGYPIDRPIDEVEFFVPNMFMKNVKVYHEDKLEKYFDKKYENFGTFDYAY from the exons ATGAAGCTGACATTAGTAGTCATCGTAGTTGCTTTAAGCGGCTTCGTTGCAGCCGCTGGGCAGGTTTTAGAGCCTGCCAACCAGCAGGTGAAATATGCGGATAAGGAATTTTTggagaaacaaaaatttttgctCGAAATCGTTTACCGCATGGAGAACCCGCTGTTGTTCGAAGAATATCTGAAATATGCCAAGGATTTTCATTTCGATAAGTCTGACTACACT CAATATGACCAATACATGGAGATGTTCGAGAAGGCCTACAAATCGGGCTACCTATTACCTAAAGGCGAATTCTTTGGTGCTATGGTAAAGTCGCACATAACCCAAGCGTGGGGCCTCTTCAATTACTTCTACTACGCGAAAGACTTTGAAGCCTTCATGAAGGTGGCCAGCTGGGCACGTGTGCATGTCAGCGAAGGCATGTTCGTGTATGCGCTCACCTTGGCCGTAATACACCGTGATGATTTCGAAGGTCTGATGTTGCCAGCAATCAATGAAATTCTACCGCAACACTTCTTTACGAGCAAGTTGATACTCGAAGCGGAGAAATTCGATTATGACGTTTGGAGCAAACAGATTATGTACGAGAAGGAGTATAAGGATTTGCTCTATGCCGACAATAAAGACTCATATAACAACTATCCACACATCTATACCAAGGACTGGAAGACGTGGCAGTGGTGGAAGATGATGGGTCTGGGTAAGCATTGGTATAAGGAGGAGAAGTACATGCTGCGCGATAATATCGAAGAGTTCAGTGAGGATATCACTATCATGGATTTAGTCAAGCGCACGACGCACTTATTCTACATGCCGACTGATTACACGCGTGACTTAGAGTACGATAATGAGCACACAAAATTGTCCTACTTCACCGAGGACGTGGACTTGAATGCTTATTGGTACTATGCCAACATTGATTACGCCTTCTTCTTGAACAGCACCAAATATGGCTTTGAGAAGGAGCGCCGTGGCGAGTATTGGGCTTACAATTTACAAACAATGGTGGCCCGCTACTATTGGGAACGTTTGTCgcaggagctcggcgaaacgcCAGAGTTCTCCGGTAGGAGCGTCTACGTGCAGGGTTACAATCCACAATTGATTGGCTATAATGGCATCGGTTTTGGTTATCgtcaaaacaatttcgattataaaagatataaaaagcTACATcagtacaataatttttatggctATTATACGCGCGTTACTATGCAACTAGATCAGGGACATTTTACAACCAATAACGGCACAGTTGTTAATTTGCGTAAACCAGAAGCCATTGAAGTGTTAGCCAATTTATTGGAAGGCAACGCGGACTTATTCGACTCATATTTCGATACATATTGGCACGTGCTCTCTCACACCTACTTTGCCAACGCAGATGTCGATGCGCTGCATTTGCTGCCGCACACGTTCGTCAATTTCGAGACAATGCAGCGTGATCCCTTCACACACAGCTACTATAAGCGCTTCCTTCAAGTGATCCTCAAATTTAAATCGTTCCTGCCACCTTACACCAAAGCTGAACTGCTACTACCTGGCGTAAGCATTGCGGATGTCCAAGTAAGCGAATTGGTCACCTATTTCGACTTCACCGACTTTGATGTGAGCACTTTGTTAAATGATAAAATGCTTTTCGTAGATGGCGAATTCATTTGGGACAAGACACTATTGGCGCGCCAACAACGTCTCAATCACAAGCCATTCACCTTCGATTTCACCATAGAGTCGGATAAGtcacaaaaggtggtcatacgTGCTTTCCTGGGTCCGAAATTCGATCAAAACAGACGCAGTCTTTCGTTGGCGCAAAATCACGACAGTTTCATTGAAATCGATGAATTTATCTATCAGTTGGCTGCTGGCAAGAATACAATCAAGCACAGCTCGCAGGACTTCTACTGGACTATTGATGATCGCTCCACCTACACCGAGCTCTACAAGTCGGTAATGTTGGCATACAGGGGTGCACGTCAGTTTCCGTTGAATGCAAGTCAGCCGCATTGTGGATTCCCCGATCGTCTTTTATTGCCTCAGGGTTGGGAGAAGGGTTTCCCAATGCAATTATTCTTCTTTGTCGCACCCTATACTGGTGCTCATGAGCACTTCCCTAGCTACACTTCGTATACGTGCGGTGTTGGTTCGGGAAAACGCTACATCGATGACTTACCATTCGGCTATCCAATAGATCGGCCGATCGATGAAGTGGAATTCTTTGTTCCCAATATGTTCATGAAGAATGTCAAAGTATATCATGAGGATAAGTTAGAGAAGTACTTTGACAAGAAGTACGAGAATTTCGGCACCTTCGATTATGCatattaa